Proteins co-encoded in one Schaalia radingae genomic window:
- a CDS encoding IS110 family transposase, with protein MRTDRPDIFLGLDVGKTDHWACALTDSGQVLWNKTLPNNEQKLTDIYTNLSAKGSVLVVVDQPATIGALAIAVAQHMGIEVAYLPGLTMRRIADLYPGEAKTDEKDAFIIADAARSLPHILRQLTKTDQDEAGLAMLTGFDLDLSQQVNQVSNRIRGLFTQIHPELERVLGPRLEHDAILEVLATWPTPQALRKAGRARIDAKLKKHGARRHTAWTEDILTALAKQSVTVTGTEAAGLVIPHLARQLLSLHAQRADVATEVEKIVATHPLYLVLRSMPGIGLRTAAMIIAELSGKTFTSSAALASYAGLAPTTRQSGSSIKSERVSHSGNKRLKRALFLSAFAVIRTDPVSRTYYDRKRAQGKRHNQAIIALAHRRLTVLYAMLRDGTLYDVPDTALAA; from the coding sequence ATGAGAACTGACCGACCAGACATTTTTCTAGGACTGGACGTCGGCAAGACCGACCACTGGGCCTGCGCACTAACCGATTCCGGGCAGGTGTTATGGAATAAGACCCTGCCCAACAACGAACAAAAACTCACTGATATCTACACGAATCTGTCAGCGAAAGGCTCTGTGCTGGTGGTCGTGGATCAGCCGGCAACAATCGGCGCTCTCGCCATCGCGGTCGCCCAACATATGGGCATCGAGGTCGCCTACCTGCCGGGGCTGACCATGCGCCGGATCGCTGACCTATACCCGGGCGAGGCGAAGACTGATGAAAAGGATGCGTTCATTATCGCTGACGCAGCCCGCAGCCTTCCCCACATCCTGCGACAGCTCACCAAGACCGACCAGGACGAGGCAGGACTGGCGATGCTCACCGGTTTCGACCTTGACCTCTCACAGCAGGTCAATCAAGTCTCCAACCGGATCCGCGGGCTGTTCACCCAAATCCACCCTGAACTGGAAAGAGTTCTCGGACCACGCCTGGAACATGACGCAATCCTCGAAGTGCTCGCTACCTGGCCAACCCCGCAGGCTCTACGCAAAGCCGGGCGAGCGAGAATCGATGCGAAACTCAAAAAGCACGGAGCTCGCCGCCACACAGCATGGACCGAGGATATTCTTACCGCGCTAGCGAAGCAGTCGGTGACAGTCACCGGCACCGAAGCCGCGGGCCTTGTCATACCGCACCTGGCTCGCCAACTGTTGAGTCTGCACGCTCAACGCGCCGATGTTGCAACCGAGGTAGAGAAGATCGTGGCCACCCACCCTCTTTACCTGGTCCTGAGATCCATGCCCGGCATCGGTCTCAGGACCGCCGCCATGATCATCGCCGAGCTCTCCGGCAAGACATTTACCAGCTCCGCCGCCCTGGCCTCCTACGCTGGCCTGGCACCGACCACCCGACAGTCCGGGTCATCGATCAAGTCTGAACGAGTCAGCCACTCAGGCAACAAACGCCTCAAACGTGCCCTGTTCCTGTCAGCTTTCGCCGTGATCCGCACCGACCCGGTCAGCCGCACCTACTACGACCGCAAACGAGCACAAGGCAAACGACACAACCAAGCCATCATCGCCCTCGCCCACCGCAGACTCACAGTCCTGTACGCCATGCTCCGAGACGGCACCCTCTACGACGTCCCCGACACCGCCCTGGCAGCTTGA
- a CDS encoding class I SAM-dependent methyltransferase — protein MVYSDASQVFGELISGDGKKLLSEITGFLPEGLTVRTAQPHLNTLNAKLRSRGYAPDLIAAALTLTSLRIQGKAKFGEAAADMFFTRDGLEQATRGVIAERHAAAFVQAGAHAVADLGCGIGSDSRAFAQAGLGVEAVELDATTAAMATANLSSYPTARVRVADVTALDIDTLRTDGVDALFVDPSRRTGAARGSQRIYDPEQWSPPLSQAISWAKTIGRVAIKVAPGIEHATLPPTWHAQWTSVDGELVEALLYSPAMGLPAGRSACVMRSAASGTVFSTLIDEGARGNCAARVAQAPVGVLGSMLTEPDPAVIRSGGIATLAEQFGAHLISGSIAYLTADSLPAAEWWTRFEVCSVVPLRMKAIKKALREFDPSSVEIKKRGASIDTGAMQRALASALSSDSDGGEMTVFATRLGDTHRAILTRRLDHAGNRTSH, from the coding sequence GTGGTTTATTCGGATGCATCGCAAGTTTTCGGCGAGTTGATCAGCGGGGACGGCAAGAAACTCCTCTCCGAGATCACAGGTTTCCTGCCTGAAGGCCTCACCGTGCGCACCGCTCAGCCGCACCTCAACACGCTCAATGCCAAGCTTCGATCCCGAGGATACGCGCCGGATCTGATCGCAGCGGCACTGACTTTGACGAGCCTACGAATCCAGGGCAAAGCGAAATTCGGTGAAGCAGCAGCCGATATGTTTTTTACTCGTGACGGGCTCGAACAGGCCACGCGCGGTGTCATTGCCGAACGCCACGCGGCGGCATTTGTACAGGCAGGGGCGCATGCAGTGGCGGACCTTGGGTGCGGGATCGGTTCGGATTCGCGAGCCTTCGCCCAAGCGGGATTAGGAGTTGAAGCCGTCGAACTGGACGCAACGACCGCAGCCATGGCCACCGCCAATCTCTCGAGTTACCCCACTGCACGCGTGCGGGTTGCTGACGTGACGGCGCTCGATATCGACACACTGCGCACAGACGGCGTGGATGCTCTCTTCGTTGACCCCTCCAGGAGGACCGGCGCTGCACGCGGTTCGCAACGCATTTACGATCCGGAACAGTGGTCTCCGCCCTTGTCACAGGCGATTTCCTGGGCCAAGACAATCGGTCGTGTCGCCATCAAAGTTGCTCCGGGAATCGAGCATGCCACGCTGCCGCCAACCTGGCATGCGCAGTGGACCAGCGTCGACGGGGAACTGGTCGAAGCACTGCTCTACTCCCCCGCGATGGGGCTGCCAGCGGGCCGCTCCGCTTGTGTCATGCGGAGCGCTGCTTCCGGCACAGTGTTTTCGACGCTGATTGACGAGGGAGCCCGCGGAAACTGCGCTGCACGCGTTGCGCAGGCACCTGTCGGTGTCCTTGGCTCGATGCTCACTGAGCCCGATCCTGCAGTGATCCGGTCCGGAGGAATCGCCACGTTGGCCGAGCAATTCGGTGCACACCTCATTTCCGGTTCGATTGCTTACCTCACCGCAGACTCGCTACCCGCTGCCGAATGGTGGACACGGTTTGAGGTGTGCTCGGTGGTTCCTCTGCGAATGAAAGCCATCAAGAAGGCGCTTCGCGAATTCGACCCCAGCTCGGTTGAAATCAAGAAGCGCGGTGCTTCAATCGATACCGGAGCAATGCAGCGCGCTTTAGCCTCGGCGCTTTCTTCCGACTCGGATGGCGGTGAGATGACCGTTTTCGCAACACGGCTTGGCGACACTCACCGTGCAATCCTCACCCGTCGACTCGATCATGCAGGAAACCGCACTTCTCATTAG
- a CDS encoding endonuclease domain-containing protein, with protein MESANGGHGPPTLRWVARYMAKTSRRQRPKQVAAETGRLLIQIVRGIYLSTAVFDGIAEPWKIRRIIELSRIIAAAMTYRDAVVIGESAALVHGLYTYELSGDVHLLVPTRPGKAVPTMRTIRLESCRTQGGVIYWWEQRSGESVTASLAREGSQRQTVHVKMARIRRHSSRSFMSERPRQLDLQMGRALPSGHRRSPRCVILRCTSVNATALTAALTAPLPCAFAMMCGALNRTSGFKRSVEHRSRKQEGRVRETWLRAIRQLPKGFRRRRWAEWICRHSDAGCESTGEAALMWVLKSGGCTGLTTQVRSPADRLGGCFYIDVALEKAKVAIEFDGYTKYGDNRFEVSDSYAQQMRRQHILEKRGWIVVRVTWSDLFHPDHVIGKVWAAVEQRSRLYETVKRGGRPRRQVSNDAVRA; from the coding sequence ATGGAGTCAGCCAACGGCGGCCACGGTCCACCAACGCTGCGGTGGGTTGCACGGTACATGGCCAAGACGTCGAGACGGCAGCGCCCGAAGCAGGTAGCGGCAGAAACTGGGCGCTTACTGATTCAGATCGTGCGCGGAATTTACCTGTCGACCGCCGTTTTCGATGGCATTGCAGAGCCGTGGAAAATACGGCGAATCATTGAGCTGTCGCGGATCATTGCAGCAGCCATGACCTACCGAGATGCAGTCGTGATTGGAGAATCGGCTGCACTGGTGCACGGCTTGTATACATATGAACTCAGCGGCGATGTCCATCTGCTGGTGCCCACACGACCTGGAAAAGCTGTTCCGACCATGCGAACGATTCGATTGGAATCGTGCAGGACCCAGGGAGGGGTGATCTACTGGTGGGAGCAGCGCAGTGGCGAATCGGTGACAGCGTCGCTGGCACGCGAAGGTTCGCAGCGGCAGACGGTCCATGTGAAAATGGCGCGGATCCGACGGCACTCCTCGCGGTCCTTCATGAGCGAAAGACCGCGTCAGCTGGACCTTCAGATGGGGCGTGCGCTGCCAAGTGGCCACCGTCGCTCGCCTCGGTGCGTGATTTTGCGGTGCACATCGGTGAACGCAACAGCCCTGACGGCAGCTCTCACGGCGCCTCTGCCGTGCGCATTCGCGATGATGTGCGGTGCGCTGAATCGGACGTCGGGGTTCAAGCGGAGCGTCGAGCACCGTTCGCGCAAGCAGGAAGGCCGTGTGCGTGAGACGTGGCTACGAGCGATTCGACAGCTTCCGAAAGGGTTTCGCCGCAGACGCTGGGCCGAGTGGATATGCAGGCATAGTGATGCCGGATGCGAATCAACTGGTGAAGCGGCCCTTATGTGGGTGTTGAAATCTGGCGGCTGTACGGGTCTGACCACCCAAGTACGCTCACCTGCCGATCGACTCGGCGGATGCTTCTACATTGACGTGGCACTCGAAAAAGCCAAAGTCGCCATTGAGTTCGACGGCTATACCAAGTACGGAGACAACCGCTTTGAAGTATCAGATTCCTATGCTCAGCAAATGCGGCGCCAGCACATCCTCGAAAAACGAGGGTGGATCGTCGTGCGTGTGACCTGGTCGGATCTCTTCCACCCCGACCATGTAATCGGCAAAGTATGGGCCGCTGTGGAGCAACGGTCTCGGCTATACGAGACAGTGAAACGAGGTGGACGCCCCAGGCGTCAGGTGAGCAATGACGCGGTCAGAGCCTAG
- a CDS encoding glutamate--cysteine ligase, with protein MHLTFSSSERSTIGVEWELQLIDKDSNDLRQAANAILDAPEAQVDGKLHPHIQREMLLNTIEITSGARHTVGECMRDITETIELLRPVTDRLRIELGSAGTHPFASPAFQRVTDSERYAELVERTQYWGRQMLLYGIHVHVGVESRDKVLPLQSALASRLGHMQSLAASSPFWSGRDTGYASNRAMVFQQLPTAGIPQQFEQWDQLEKYAADMIRTGIIDGFDEVRWDVRPSPKLGTVENRVFDAATNATEVAALAALTHCLVEWYSRKLDAGEQIEPMPEWFVAENKWRSARYGMEAILILDAHGNEELVTDTVVRMLNDLEPVAKDLKCADELASIEKILKLGASYQRQRIVAENARHNSREAVTELLLAEMRAGRPLNPLEFLNTRSKGAPSTDRDSKK; from the coding sequence ATGCACCTCACGTTCTCCTCGTCCGAACGATCCACCATTGGCGTTGAATGGGAACTCCAGCTCATTGACAAGGATTCCAACGATCTGCGCCAGGCTGCCAACGCCATTCTGGACGCACCCGAAGCTCAGGTCGACGGCAAACTTCACCCCCACATTCAACGCGAGATGCTGCTCAACACCATCGAGATCACATCCGGAGCCCGGCACACGGTCGGTGAATGCATGCGCGACATCACCGAGACGATCGAGCTTCTCCGACCGGTCACGGACCGCCTGCGCATCGAACTCGGCAGCGCCGGAACCCACCCGTTCGCCTCTCCAGCCTTCCAGCGCGTCACTGACTCAGAGCGCTACGCAGAGCTGGTTGAACGCACACAGTACTGGGGTCGTCAGATGCTCCTGTACGGCATCCACGTCCACGTCGGCGTCGAGTCGCGAGACAAAGTGCTCCCGCTTCAATCAGCCCTCGCCTCGCGCCTGGGACATATGCAGTCACTCGCAGCATCCTCGCCCTTCTGGTCAGGACGCGACACCGGGTACGCCTCGAACCGCGCGATGGTTTTCCAGCAACTTCCCACGGCCGGCATCCCTCAACAGTTCGAACAGTGGGACCAGCTGGAAAAGTACGCCGCAGACATGATTCGCACCGGCATCATCGATGGTTTTGATGAGGTGCGCTGGGACGTGCGCCCCTCCCCCAAGCTCGGCACCGTGGAGAACCGCGTCTTCGATGCCGCCACCAACGCGACGGAGGTCGCAGCCCTTGCAGCACTGACACACTGCCTGGTCGAATGGTATTCACGCAAACTCGACGCCGGGGAGCAGATCGAGCCTATGCCGGAGTGGTTTGTCGCTGAGAACAAGTGGCGTTCAGCGCGTTACGGGATGGAAGCGATCCTCATTTTGGATGCGCATGGCAACGAAGAATTGGTCACCGACACGGTCGTTCGCATGCTGAACGATCTGGAGCCTGTGGCGAAAGACCTCAAATGCGCTGACGAGTTGGCAAGTATTGAGAAGATCCTCAAACTCGGAGCGTCCTACCAGCGTCAACGCATCGTCGCTGAGAATGCACGGCACAACTCTCGCGAAGCGGTCACCGAGCTGCTGCTCGCCGAGATGCGTGCCGGCCGCCCGCTTAACCCGCTCGAGTTCCTCAACACCCGCTCCAAGGGTGCTCCGAGCACGGACCGAGACTCCAAGAAGTAG
- the tsaD gene encoding tRNA (adenosine(37)-N6)-threonylcarbamoyltransferase complex transferase subunit TsaD has protein sequence MTGESEPLILGIESTCDETGVALVRGTELLIDRTATSMDEYARYGGIIPEIASRAHLESFIPTLDSALHEGGASLSDVDAIAVSAGPGLVGSLTVGICAAKSLALALDKPLYGVNHVIGHMAVDGLAEGPLPERFIGLVVSGGHSNILLVENWVDGVRELGGTLDDAAGEAFDKVGRLLGLPYPGGPHVDRLSQQGDRDAIRFPRGLHAVKDKDRYRYDFSFSGLKTAVARYVEGEKARGAELRAEDICAGFSEAVNDSLTAKTVRACLDTGCDTIVIGGGFSANSRLRQLIQERAEGAGLTVRMPPMRFCTDNGAQIAALGARLVAGGAAPSDWDFSPDSAMPLTQTWMAPTNADMAVVSEYECCSPNR, from the coding sequence GTGACTGGCGAATCTGAACCCCTCATTCTTGGAATCGAATCGACATGCGACGAAACCGGTGTGGCACTGGTACGCGGAACTGAGCTGCTGATCGACCGCACCGCCACATCGATGGACGAATACGCTCGGTACGGCGGAATCATCCCCGAAATTGCGTCACGCGCACACCTGGAATCTTTCATTCCGACCCTCGACAGTGCATTGCACGAGGGAGGCGCCTCGCTATCCGATGTAGATGCCATTGCCGTCAGTGCAGGTCCAGGACTGGTTGGATCTCTGACAGTGGGAATCTGCGCGGCAAAATCGCTGGCATTGGCACTCGATAAGCCACTGTACGGAGTCAACCATGTCATCGGGCATATGGCGGTAGACGGGCTGGCTGAAGGTCCTCTGCCGGAGCGCTTTATCGGTCTTGTTGTCTCGGGCGGACACTCCAACATCCTGCTCGTCGAGAACTGGGTCGATGGCGTGCGTGAACTCGGAGGCACACTGGACGACGCTGCAGGTGAGGCTTTTGACAAGGTTGGCCGTCTGCTCGGGCTGCCCTACCCTGGAGGGCCGCACGTGGATCGCCTGTCTCAGCAAGGAGACCGCGACGCCATTCGTTTTCCACGAGGCCTCCACGCCGTTAAAGACAAGGACCGTTACCGCTACGATTTCAGTTTCTCAGGGTTGAAGACCGCAGTCGCCCGATACGTCGAGGGAGAGAAGGCTCGCGGCGCTGAGCTTCGGGCAGAAGATATCTGTGCCGGCTTTTCCGAAGCGGTCAATGACTCGCTGACCGCCAAAACGGTGAGGGCATGCCTCGATACGGGGTGCGACACCATTGTGATCGGCGGAGGTTTCTCAGCCAACTCGCGGCTTCGCCAGCTGATCCAGGAGCGCGCCGAGGGCGCGGGGCTGACTGTGCGTATGCCTCCCATGCGTTTTTGCACTGACAACGGGGCGCAGATCGCGGCACTGGGAGCTCGTCTCGTTGCCGGTGGTGCGGCGCCATCGGACTGGGACTTTTCACCGGATTCTGCGATGCCGTTGACTCAGACGTGGATGGCGCCGACAAACGCCGACATGGCAGTGGTCTCCGAGTACGAATGTTGTTCACCTAACCGGTGA
- a CDS encoding succinate dehydrogenase/fumarate reductase iron-sulfur subunit — translation MNLTLRIWRQNGPEDPGAMHEYEVRGVSEESSFLEMLDILNEELFERGEEPIAFDSDCREGICGQCGLVINGIAHGPEVTTTCQLHMRHFNDGDTITIEPWRANGFPVIRDLVVNRSAFDRIIQAGGYISVNTGAAPDAHATPIPKQDADKAFEAAACIGCGACVAACPNASAMLFTSAKVTHLNLLPQGKPENLKRVNAMLNQMDAEGFGACTNIGECAAVCPKQIPLDVISTLNRQLGKALFKGL, via the coding sequence GTGAACCTGACATTAAGAATCTGGCGCCAAAACGGGCCCGAGGACCCCGGTGCCATGCACGAGTACGAAGTCCGCGGAGTATCCGAGGAATCCTCATTCCTCGAAATGCTCGACATTCTCAACGAAGAACTCTTCGAACGCGGGGAAGAACCGATTGCATTTGACTCGGACTGCCGTGAAGGCATCTGCGGTCAGTGCGGCCTGGTCATCAACGGCATCGCTCACGGACCCGAGGTGACGACCACATGTCAGCTGCACATGCGTCACTTCAACGATGGCGACACCATCACCATCGAGCCGTGGCGTGCCAACGGTTTCCCGGTTATTCGCGACCTGGTCGTGAACCGTTCTGCTTTCGACCGCATCATCCAGGCTGGCGGCTACATTTCCGTCAACACGGGTGCTGCGCCGGATGCGCACGCCACGCCGATCCCGAAGCAGGATGCAGACAAGGCGTTCGAAGCTGCTGCCTGCATTGGCTGCGGTGCGTGTGTGGCTGCATGCCCGAATGCATCGGCCATGTTGTTCACCTCCGCGAAGGTCACGCACTTGAACCTGCTGCCGCAAGGTAAGCCGGAGAACCTCAAGCGCGTCAACGCGATGCTTAACCAGATGGACGCTGAAGGCTTTGGCGCTTGCACCAACATCGGCGAGTGCGCGGCTGTCTGCCCGAAGCAGATCCCGTTGGATGTGATCTCCACGCTGAACCGTCAGCTCGGAAAGGCACTGTTCAAGGGGTTGTAA
- a CDS encoding fumarate reductase/succinate dehydrogenase flavoprotein subunit, whose protein sequence is MSETLIAGLYREGDAIADTKAPLDVPLSQCWEQRKFSAALVNPANRRKLHVIIVGTGLAGGAAAASLGEMGYHVDVFFYQDSARRAHSIAAQGGINAAKNYRNDNDSVYRLFYDTVKGGDYRARETNVYRLAEVSANIIDQCVAQGVPFAREYGGLLDNRSFGGVQVSRTFYARGQTGQQLLIGAYQALERQVAAGTVIEHSRHEMVELIVSDGKARGIVARDMTTGELEPYVADAVVLATGGYGNVFFLSTNAMGCNATAIWRAHRKGAYFANPCFTQIHPTCIPQHGDQQSKLTLMSESLRNDGRIWVPKKKEDCKKDPREIPEEDRDYYLERIYPSFGNLVPRDIASRQAKNMCDEGRGVGPEIQGVARGVYLDFSEAIERMGREAVSAKYGNLFDMYERITGDNPYDVPMRIYPAVHYTMGGLWVDYDLESNLDGLYVAGEANFSDHGANRLGASALMQGLSDGYFVLPNTINDYLAHAFGLPKLDEASPDVVAAMKEAQDKIDRLMAVGGNRSVDSFHKELGHIMWEYCGMERTEEGLRKAIDMIRKLRQDFWANVRVPGRSVGELNQSLERAGRVADFMELGELMCVDALHREESCGGHFRAESQTPEGEALRHDDKFLYVAAWEWTGEGQPPILHKEDLIYNNIELKQRSYK, encoded by the coding sequence ATGAGTGAGACATTAATAGCAGGCTTGTATCGCGAGGGCGACGCCATTGCCGACACGAAAGCGCCTCTGGACGTGCCGTTGTCACAATGCTGGGAGCAGCGGAAATTCTCCGCAGCCCTCGTCAACCCTGCAAACCGACGCAAACTTCACGTCATCATCGTGGGAACCGGTCTGGCGGGCGGCGCCGCTGCCGCGTCGCTGGGCGAAATGGGCTACCACGTCGACGTGTTCTTCTATCAGGATTCCGCCCGTCGAGCACACTCCATTGCTGCTCAAGGTGGCATCAACGCGGCAAAGAACTACCGCAACGACAACGACTCGGTCTACAGGCTGTTCTACGACACGGTCAAGGGTGGTGACTACCGCGCCCGTGAAACAAACGTGTATCGACTGGCAGAAGTCAGCGCCAACATCATTGACCAGTGTGTCGCGCAGGGCGTGCCGTTCGCACGCGAGTACGGCGGTCTTCTGGACAACCGCTCCTTCGGTGGTGTGCAGGTATCCCGTACGTTCTACGCACGTGGCCAGACAGGTCAGCAGCTGCTGATCGGTGCCTACCAGGCGCTGGAGCGTCAGGTTGCGGCAGGAACCGTCATCGAGCACTCACGTCATGAAATGGTCGAACTGATCGTCTCTGACGGCAAGGCTCGTGGCATCGTCGCTCGCGATATGACCACCGGCGAGCTGGAACCGTACGTGGCTGACGCAGTCGTGTTGGCGACCGGCGGATACGGCAACGTGTTCTTCCTGTCAACCAACGCAATGGGCTGCAATGCAACCGCCATCTGGCGTGCACACCGTAAGGGCGCATACTTCGCGAACCCGTGCTTCACGCAGATCCACCCGACCTGTATTCCTCAGCATGGCGATCAGCAATCCAAGCTGACACTGATGAGTGAATCCCTGCGAAACGACGGTCGCATCTGGGTGCCGAAAAAGAAGGAAGACTGCAAGAAGGATCCTCGCGAGATTCCGGAGGAAGATCGCGACTACTACCTCGAACGCATCTACCCCTCATTCGGTAACCTCGTTCCCCGCGATATCGCGTCGCGCCAGGCGAAGAACATGTGCGACGAAGGTCGCGGTGTCGGACCTGAGATTCAAGGCGTGGCCCGTGGCGTGTACCTGGACTTTTCAGAAGCCATCGAGCGTATGGGGCGCGAAGCCGTCAGCGCCAAGTACGGCAACCTGTTCGACATGTACGAGCGCATCACCGGTGACAACCCGTACGACGTTCCGATGCGTATTTACCCGGCAGTGCACTACACCATGGGCGGCCTGTGGGTTGACTACGACCTCGAGTCGAACCTCGATGGTCTGTACGTGGCAGGTGAAGCGAACTTCTCCGACCACGGTGCTAACCGACTGGGTGCATCGGCACTGATGCAGGGCTTGTCAGATGGCTACTTCGTTCTGCCCAACACCATCAACGACTACCTGGCGCACGCTTTCGGCCTGCCGAAGCTTGACGAGGCCAGCCCGGACGTTGTGGCAGCGATGAAGGAAGCACAGGACAAGATCGATCGCCTGATGGCAGTGGGAGGCAACCGCTCGGTGGACTCCTTCCACAAGGAACTCGGCCACATCATGTGGGAATACTGCGGCATGGAGCGTACCGAGGAAGGCCTGCGCAAGGCGATCGATATGATCCGTAAGTTGCGCCAGGACTTCTGGGCAAACGTGCGTGTGCCCGGACGGTCAGTCGGAGAACTCAACCAGTCCCTGGAGCGCGCCGGTCGCGTCGCTGACTTCATGGAGCTGGGCGAGCTCATGTGCGTGGATGCGTTGCACCGCGAGGAATCGTGTGGCGGCCACTTCCGCGCAGAGTCCCAGACACCCGAGGGCGAGGCACTTCGTCACGACGACAAGTTCCTGTACGTCGCCGCTTGGGAGTGGACCGGTGAGGGGCAGCCCCCAATCCTGCACAAGGAAGATCTGATCTACAACAACATCGAGCTGAAACAGCGGAGCTACAAGTGA
- a CDS encoding succinate dehydrogenase cytochrome b subunit, whose product MATKTVVTKKRHAWTTSVFMKQLMAVSGLVFVIFLLFHSYGNLKMFLGQEAYDHYAHWLKGEAFVPIFPYGGFIWVFRAAMILFLVIHVASAAHVWLRSRRARPTRYVVKKDAAVAYAARTMRVTAVLLLIGIVFHILHFTMGVVRTGFALESTPYERMVATFQNPLMVLVYVVFVGAACLHVSHGFWSAFQTLGWVRSNTRKVMVILSGLIGGLIFVMFMAPPVAIAVGMIS is encoded by the coding sequence ATGGCCACGAAAACTGTTGTGACGAAGAAGCGACATGCGTGGACCACGTCAGTGTTCATGAAACAACTGATGGCGGTCTCCGGTCTGGTCTTCGTAATATTCTTGCTGTTCCACTCGTACGGCAACCTGAAAATGTTCCTCGGTCAAGAGGCGTACGATCACTACGCCCACTGGCTGAAGGGTGAAGCGTTCGTTCCAATCTTCCCTTACGGCGGATTTATCTGGGTATTCCGCGCTGCAATGATCCTCTTCCTGGTCATTCACGTTGCATCCGCCGCTCACGTCTGGCTGCGTTCACGCCGAGCACGCCCCACACGCTACGTCGTCAAGAAAGACGCGGCAGTTGCGTATGCGGCACGCACCATGCGCGTGACGGCAGTATTGCTGCTGATCGGCATCGTCTTCCACATCCTGCATTTCACGATGGGTGTGGTGCGCACCGGCTTCGCCCTCGAGAGCACGCCTTATGAGCGAATGGTTGCGACCTTCCAGAATCCGTTGATGGTATTGGTGTATGTCGTGTTCGTAGGCGCTGCCTGCCTGCACGTCAGCCACGGCTTCTGGTCGGCATTTCAAACCCTGGGGTGGGTGCGCTCCAACACCCGCAAAGTCATGGTGATTCTGTCAGGGCTCATTGGCGGCCTCATCTTTGTCATGTTCATGGCTCCTCCGGTTGCCATCGCGGTTGGCATGATCTCCTAG
- the rimI gene encoding ribosomal protein S18-alanine N-acetyltransferase, with amino-acid sequence MANSPDSAPAHDTSEQIPLVNFRPMGEGDAAIMETLERDIFAEDPWTSTMIEQELRAPGRLYLLAQAGGSEKSAAEPVGYGGVRIGPDADIMTIGVTRAWRGRGIGRELLNRLMEGAWSAGAERIFLEVRSSNVAAQRLYENAGFDAMGRVPRYFHHPLEDAITMRALAANRDFRHI; translated from the coding sequence ATGGCCAATTCGCCTGACAGTGCGCCCGCGCACGACACCAGTGAGCAGATCCCCCTCGTCAATTTTCGACCCATGGGCGAGGGCGACGCTGCCATCATGGAAACCCTCGAACGCGACATTTTTGCCGAAGACCCGTGGACCAGCACCATGATCGAACAGGAACTGCGTGCACCCGGACGGTTGTACCTGCTCGCTCAGGCTGGCGGATCTGAGAAGTCTGCGGCGGAACCCGTGGGATACGGCGGAGTGCGGATTGGTCCTGACGCCGACATCATGACGATCGGTGTGACCCGCGCGTGGCGCGGCCGAGGGATTGGGCGCGAACTGCTCAATCGGCTCATGGAGGGCGCCTGGTCGGCTGGTGCTGAACGAATTTTCCTGGAAGTACGTTCGTCGAACGTCGCTGCCCAGCGCCTTTATGAGAATGCAGGGTTCGATGCAATGGGACGAGTCCCTCGCTACTTCCATCACCCGCTCGAAGATGCCATCACGATGCGCGCACTCGCCGCTAACCGGGACTTCCGTCATATTTGA